The following nucleotide sequence is from Drosophila takahashii strain IR98-3 E-12201 chromosome 3L, DtakHiC1v2, whole genome shotgun sequence.
AGGAAGCATATTTCACATAGAAAAGAAATCCTTTTAAATGGAAAGTTTAATCCTGGCCAAGGCAAGGCGCCGATGCAGGAGGAAAAGCGCGGAAAAGGGGACGCCAGATGCCAGGCTTTCGATAAGAACTAAGCTGAACTGAACCGAGTGGAAAAAGCGGAGTACAAATTGCTCCCCATCACTGCTCAAAGCCAAAGGAGTTCATTTTGTTCGGGAAAATTGCATAGCGGAAGGGGAAAGTTGtacactaaaaaataatactaacTATCAGGGGTATCAGGGGGTTCAAAGCCCCCAATTCAGGAGAAAAGTGATGGGATATTGGGTATTATGAAAATTTGCTAGAACAAATTGGTTAAGAAGACACCCTACCACCAGATCTTTAATGCAAATAGCTTTATAAAAGTGAGATGTGCTTtgcttaattgaaaataaattgaaagttCATCTATTTAAggattattaattttgttaattccCTTTAGGTTTACGAATTTAGATTTtatcatttataaattgttaggAATTGGTTTGTTTAACAATTAATGATCCTCTattgtttttgattattaaaaagcaggaatatataattataaacttaatttaatttaatgaaaatgttgGTATTTAAATGTGATCCCAAATTTGTAAGACGttgtaattaaaactttcagtgtgaatacttttaaaaagaaataaaattctcgGTTTCGCTGGTATGTACAATTCTTTATTTACACAGATTGGTCAAGATGGGATTCGCAAACGGCCTGCTTACTTCTTCAGCAGAACGGGAGCAGCGGCGGCGATGGGGGCGGTGTAGGCGGCTGCCACAGGGGCGGCGATGGGAGCTGCGAAGGGGGCGGCGGCATAGCGGGCAATGGGGGCGGTGTAGGCGGCAGCCAGAGGAGCGGTATAGGCGGCAGTGTAAGCGGCAGGGGCGGCGTAGGCGGCAGCAACGGGGGCGGTATAGGCAGCGGCAATGGGAGCGGTataggcggcggtgtaggcGGCGGGGAAGGCGGCGCTGTGGGCCACCGTGTTGGCGGTGTAGCTGGAGGCGTAGGGAGCCACGTAGGCGGCACTGCCCACCACAGCCGGAGCGGTATAGGCCAGAGGAGCGGCGGCCAGAGGAGCCACGATTCCGGGCTTGGCAGCAGCCACGGCCACAACAGCGAAGAAGCAGACGGCGAACTGTGGATGGAAATTCCCCTTAATTATTTAATCCTTGAAGCGGAAAAGAAGTCCTTTAAGAACTTACGAATTTCATGTTGATTGTTGATTGGGTTTTTGGTTGGCTTGTAGTGACTACTTGAAGCTGTGAGCTGGATTTGATGTTGAGTCGATCGGACTGGCCAGTTTATATAGTATAGTAGCCATACTACCATAGCCACTTGGACACGAAGGCCGCGCTTATCCATGCAGCTGGCATCGCTGACAGCGCAGCTCAAAGTCTTTGACTCCGTTCCAGTTTAGTGGGCCAATACGATACGATCCATTGTTGGTGCACACGCACACTTGGCACGTGCCGGGCCTAATTCGATTTGACTTTGCTAACGCGGGGCTGAGTAATTGAAATGCGTCAGCCCACAGGGCGGAACAAAGGCCGTAAAGCAATTATGATCGCAGAATCCCACTTGAGGGGTGGCTATCCAAGTGGCGGAGAAACTTGATGGATGCCTCAATTATTCAGGAATTACCAACTTATGGAAGATAGAGAGATCTTCTGTCGGTGGTGCTCAGATGATAGGGAGCAATGGAAGCTAGAAGGTGTATCTTTCAAGAGGAATCGTCTAAAATTcttcactaaaaaaatatataaatcctTGCTATATAATAAGTACGTATCACTTATAAGTTATAAGTTAAAACATTTCTGAAACAAACTATAAACCAAAGCTAAAATCAATTTTCAggactaaaaatttgtaagttaaattcattttaataaaaacatataggTTTCTAACTTAcaaatattcactttttattatttcaatgaaaattaaaaaaactggTTTTgtgataatatatttttaaattttctcaagccttttaaaatttgtattccaaccatttttccttttttttaagttcaatACAGAAGCTtagcaaacttttaaaactcgacatttaacttaaatttcgCATAGAAACTTCGActgaaattaaatgtattaatttcAATCCACCAAACACTCGAATGGGTTCTCGGCTCTGAAATTTCGAAAAGTTTCAGCCACCCCTGGCATCCTTTGCCGAGGTTTCCCACATCCTTTCTCCTCTTTCTCCCCTTTCCCCAGGAAAACAGCTTTGTTCTCATGAATAATTTGTGGAAACCACTTAAAGGCGGCCGCCCTCTTCTTTGGCTGCCTGTTCCGAATGTCGCTGGAATTTTCTGGACGAATTCAAAccagaaattttttaatagacTTCATCTTGATGAGGACTCGGGGATACGGAAACGGCTTAGGCCTTTTCCAGAGGTGGGGTGTCATGTGTGTCGTTCGCTTTTTACGGCACTTAAACGACGCATTAACGCGCACGCACAgctgctgccacgccccctctatcTCGCCTCCCTCCGCCTCGAATCCTGATCCTGATGCAGACATAACCCCGGCCAAGTCAGAGGCAGTTGCGCCTTTATTACGGCAATAAACTCAACTTGGGACGGCGactgggcaaaaaaaaaagcaaaagtgcCGCGAATATTTCACGCAACTTGTTCAAAGTTCCTTGGTGCTGCcctgcataaaaaaatgttcccaGGGTATCTAGGTAAATTACAAATCCTTGGTCCTTgagataatttatatatttaaaaaaacaacataacaatatgtatataatattagttataatttatttaatattttgaataattaaaattgtaattcctGGACAGAATAAAACCAAGGATATTTCCAAGTCGAGTTGGTTTTTGGACTCCCTCTTCTTTTGGCTTCGAAGTCCTCGTTCCGAGCTTTTTGTCCCTGTCAAACGGAGCGAATTTTTGTGCTCGGCTTTTTGTGGAAATTTCTTGCTTTTTAATTACTTGCCGGCACTCGTGGATACATATACATCATCCCCGGCTCCCGGGGGACTGCTCTTTGATATGGTCCCCGTTCGGGCCACTCGAGAGTTGCGGGCACTGCACTTGAAATGGCTAAAAAGGAGATCGACGGGTGGCTGGGGGAGGGGAAGTGCCATCAAAGCTTTTAGGCGgattaaccaatataataatttcagtagCAAGTCCTCGCCGCAAACTTGACAATGAAAGCAGCCTGTTGGCCAGGAGGGAAGTCAAGTGTCAAAACAAATATGTTTGCCGCCTGCGGTTGCCGGAGCAGTTTTCAATCCGAGGCGAGGCTGCATGACTGTGCATTTAGTAGACACACCCATTCGCAGCCACATCCACGTCCACGTCCGCATCCACATCTCTAAAGGATCCCGGCGCATTGGCAATAGGCTGGCTCGTATGCACAGGCACATGGCAAACACTTGAGCCGCACAAAAGGAGCGAAGGAAGCGGCAGGATGCGCGCCAAATCCTTCGccagcagcatcatcatcatcggcagTGGCTGGAAAGCAAACCAAAGGAACAACTGGCAACAATTTGTTGTACTccaagaaaaaattaccagcattgtaaaataattttaaaattataaagtatgcagtatagtatagtacactattttaaaaaattcaagaaggtTAACCTACTTTCAAAAATCGAACTTTCCTAACTCAAATTTTATGTAGTTTGAACAAATCTTTctataaatcaaaacattccATAACTCAAATATCCCTTTACCtcgaaccaaaaaaaaaattggtaacTAAAATCTCTGTAATCCCAAATTCTTCAAGAGAATATTTTACCCATAAaatctttaataataaaatcgttCAATACGAAATTCGGTCTtacaattatttgaatttccgagagttacacaaattaaaattctttatataaaacaaagaTCTTATCAAGTTTTAATATAActtcagaaataataataactaaaataataactaactaactaactaaaatattatagaataatatataataaataataataaaaatatataatttttgaggTTTCCGAAAGACTATTAGAATAATACGGATTTACAATTTGCTCCACGTTTTTTCCAGTATTACTTTGCCACACCCCCAGGAATAAACCTCCCCTTTGAGCAGAGCTTCTTTAAGTCCCCTTCCCTGGCATTTCATCGGCCACCCGCCCACCAATCCATTGCATTGCTGAATTCGCGTAATTGGCATTTTTAAGCAAAATTCACGCTTCAACACTTTTTCAAGTGAGAGACTGGCACTGCCGGAGTATCTGGATATGTGTGCCTCGAAAGCCCGCGAAGGAGTATGCGGAACTGGGTGGAACTGGCTTTGTGGCGGTGCATTCTTGCGAAGTGTGCTTTACCACACACGGCAGCCTGCACTCGATATTTCTAATTAGTGAGTTTTAAGCTCTTTGCCCGCAATTTGCgacatttattaattaatttctgcCATCTGCCAGCGGTGAGTGTGGATTACTAGACAGAGCAGTGATTAGCCGGATTTATTGTGGTCCATTAAAATAGGCACACAGTAATGGGGCGGAATAAACTGATAATTTCCTGATGACGCGCTGGAATACCATCCATAAATCAATTGGTTAAACCCGCTAGACCTATTAAATTGTAAACGCATTGCAGCCGCCAAGGTCAGGGACAAATCGCCAAGCGATTCGAAGTAACGGACGCTCAGGCACGCACCAAAAATAAGACATGGCCAGGTCTAGACCACGAATATTAaagaaactgaaaaaaacagTAGCCAAGAATTGCGCATGCGCAACGTCAATCGAAAGTCGTTGACTTGGCAGCCATCGATGGCTGATCTAAGTTCGTGATCCGCATGGCCAAGCAGATCGAAAAGTGTAAGTGGCTATAAAAGAGCCGTGCAGCCCTCAGTTGGACATCACACACCAATTGGCCATCCACCAAGTGACAAtccaaaaacaaaccaaatccATCAACATGTTCAAATTCGTAAGTACAGAGGATCTATTTAGAACAAGGGCTTATCATTGTGAATAGAGATTTTAAAGTGgcgttaaaaagaaaaaattaaagaactgCAAGATCTTAAAATCTAATTATAAAGTTATAACATtttgacatattttttttttaagttcttcctcttaaaaaatgtttaaaaattaagaagcAATCCTTgataattttgttgaaataatcaattccattaaaaatagatttaaataaatttggtttacattttttaactagtaaattaataagtaatttaacacttcctttaatttatctaatatattaaatgtCCCATTTTAGGCTGCTATCTTCTTCGCTGTTGTGGCTGTGGCTGCTGCCAAGCCCGGAATCGTGGCTCCTCTGGCCGCCGCTCCTCTGGCCTATACCGCTCCGGCTGTGGTGGGCAGTGCCGCCTACGTGGCTCCCTACGCCTCCAGCTACACCGCCAACACGGTGGCCCACAGCGCCGCCTTCCCAGCCGCCTACACAGCCGCCTATACCGCTCCCATTGCCGCTGCCTATACCGCCCCCGTTGCTGCTGCCTACACCCGCTTTGCCACGCCCTATGCCGCCCCCTTCGCTGCCCCCTACGCCGCCGCCTACACCTCCCCCCTGGCCTACAGCTCGCCCTATGTGGCCCGTCCCTAcgtcgccgccgctgccgccccTCTGCTGCTGAAGAAGTAAATCAATGGATTTTGAACACTGTACAAAATATTGCCCCGTGAGCTTGGCTCATGGCTTGGCATTTATTTTCTCTGTACCCCCACTTGTGATGCATTAAAAATCTAAGAATCTACTAAAgtcaattgtttttttattgttttgttttgggctTGCTTAAGTTAGCTACAACAAAATTATCCGAAGTTTGGGCGACTTTTTATAAgacttttttaaacaattttggtcctaaaataaaatagttctTTAAACGAATACCATTTTTGTTCAGCTGTAAAGCTTAAAGTATTTTGTTAAGACttaaaaaaggtatttaaaattattccttaccaacttaaaaatcttcatgGTCCCTTTGACATTCCAGAATAGGTTTTTAATGGATTAGCATGCGCAGCGTTTGCCCCCACACATTTAAAATGCTCAATTAGCGAGCGGTTTTTTGCGGCCATTTGAGCTAAGCGTTCAATTATTGCTATGTATATGTCGAGGCTGCGGATTGGGGCTGAATATCAATGA
It contains:
- the LOC138912943 gene encoding as-peptide 126; the encoded protein is MKFFAVCFFAVVAVAAAKPGIVAPLAAAPLAYTAPAVVGSAAYVAPYASSYTANTVAHSAAFPAAYTAAYTAPIAAAYTAPVAAAYAAPAAYTAAYTAPLAAAYTAPIARYAAAPFAAPIAAPVAAAYTAPIAAAAPVLLKK
- the LOC108067361 gene encoding vitelline membrane protein Vm26Ab, with the protein product MFKFAAIFFAVVAVAAAKPGIVAPLAAAPLAYTAPAVVGSAAYVAPYASSYTANTVAHSAAFPAAYTAAYTAPIAAAYTAPVAAAYTRFATPYAAPFAAPYAAAYTSPLAYSSPYVARPYVAAAAAPLLLKK